A genomic segment from Aegilops tauschii subsp. strangulata cultivar AL8/78 chromosome 1, Aet v6.0, whole genome shotgun sequence encodes:
- the LOC109760118 gene encoding mitogen-activated protein kinase 16 — protein MGGRARSLIRWLRHHRSRRVSSASSSSSSHLTAHTNTSSATTATSDLRARSLPQPQDDEVHWEEQEQEQEEVADGPESDPEGYIVLEREGEAGSLRVVVPRAPARTNPPPRMDPGKKTSESEFFTEYGELNRYQVSEVIGKGSYGVVAAAIDTQTGERVAIKKINDVFDHVSDATRILREIKLLRLLRHPDIVQIKHIMLPPSRREFRDIYVVFELMESDLHQVIKANDDLTPEHHQFFLYQLLRGMKYIHAASVFHRDLKPKNILANADCKLKICDFGLARVSFNDGAPSAIFWTDYVATRWYRAPELCGSFFSKYTPAIDIWSVGCIFAEMLIGKPLFPGKNVVHQLDLMTDVLGTPSAESLAKIRNEKARRYLSNMRKKPKVPLTKKFPGIDPMALHLLERLLAFDPKDRPTADEALTDPYFTGLANSEREPIAQPISKLEFEFEKRKLGKDDVRELIYREILEYHPQMLQEYLRGGDQMSFMYPSGVDRFKQQFAHLEKGGAKGEKSSPQLRQNASLPRERAIGNKHGDSDYQVKLNTGEKPVHASVTDGISKPLMSARSLLKSETMSASKCIGEIKNKDDEYESVDAADGVSQKVAQLKT, from the exons ATGGGCGGCCGCGCCCGCTCCCTCATCCGCTGGCTGCGCCACCACCGCTCCCGCCGCGTCTCCTCCGcctcatcctcttcctcctcccacCTGACCGCGCACACCAATACATCCTCCGCGACCACCGCCACCAGCGACCTGCGCGCCCGCTCGCTCCCGCAGCCGCAGGACGACGAGGTCCACTGGGAGGAGCAGGAGCAAGAGCAGGAGGAGGTCGCCGACGGCCCCGAGTCCGACCCCGAGGGATACATTGTGCTCGAGCGGGAGGGGGAGGCCGGGAGCCTGCGCGTCGTCGTACCCCGCGCGCCCGCGCGCACCAACCCGCCGCCACGCATGGATCCCGGCAAGAAG ACCTCGGAATCCGAGTTCTTCACGGAGTATGGTGAATTAAACCGGTATCAGGTCAGCGAGGTCATTGGCAAAGGGAGTTATGGTGTTGTGGCTGCTGCTATCGACACCCAGACCGGCGAGCGTGTGGCCATCAAGAAGATCAATGACGTCTTTGATCATGTCTCCGATGCCACCCGcatccttagggagatcaagtTGCTCCGGTTGCTGCGTCACCCGGACATAGTTCAGATCAAGCACATTATGCTCCCCCCTTCAAGGAGGGAATTCAGGGACATATATGTGGTCTTTGAGCTGATGGAGTCCGATCTCCATCAGGTAATAAAAGCGAACGATGATCTCACACCAGAGCATCACCAGTTCTTCTTGTATCAGCTGCTCCGGGGAATGAAGTACATCCATGCAG CGAGTGTTTTCCATCGGGATCTTAAGCCCAAGAATATTCTAGCGAATGCTGACTGCAAGCTGAAGATTTGTGATTTTGGGCTTGCCCGTGTATCATTTAATGACGGGGCTCCATCAGCCATATTCTGGACG GACTATGTTGCAACTAGATGGTATCGTGCTCCAGAATTGTGTGGCTCTTTTTTCTCAAAG TACACTCCTGCAATTGATATTTGGAGCGTAGGGTGTATCTTTGCAGAAATGCTCATAGGGAAGCCACTCTTTCCAGGGAAGAATGTTGTCCATCAATTGGATCTCATGACTGATGTACTTGGCACTCCTTCAGCAGAATCTCTCGCTAAG ATACGGAATGAGAAAGCTCGGCGATACTTGAGCAATATGAGGAAGAAGCCTAAAGTTCCCCTTACCAAAAAATTTCCAGGCATCGATCCTATGGCTCTCCATTTGCTTGAGCGTCTTCTTGCTTTTGATCCTAAGGATAGGCCAACTGCTGACGAG GCCCTGACAGACCCATACTTTACCGGATTAGCAAATTCAGAACGTGAACCCATAGCACAGCCCATCTCAAAACTTGAGTTTGAGTTCGAGAAGAGAAAGTTGGGCAAAGATGATGTCCGAGAATTAATTTACAGAGAG ATTTTGGAGTACCATCCTCAGATGTTGCAAGAATACCTACGTGGAGGAGACCAGATGAGCTTCATGTACCCTAG TGGGGTGGATCGCTTCAAGCAGCAATTCGCTCATTTGGAAAAAGGTGGTGCGAAGGGTGAAAAATCCAGTCCACAGTTGCGACAAAATGCTTCCTTACCAAG GGAAAGAGCAATTGGCAATAAGCACGGAGATAGTGACTACCAAGTAAAGCTGAATACAGGTGAAAAGCCAGTACATGCATCAGTGACAGATGGAATAAGCAAACCCCTCATGAGTGCTCGGAGCTTACTGAAGAGTGAAACCATGAGTGCTTCCAAGTGTA